The Apis cerana isolate GH-2021 linkage group LG10, AcerK_1.0, whole genome shotgun sequence DNA window GGTAATTTCAAAGTGGCAATAAGACGTAGAtggaattatgaaaataacgtTTCAGCAATTGTGTGTTACATGTCTACTggtacatatttttatctgaatatttttacactttttcataaacaaataaaaagatttctctCTTAATTAGGTTCATCCAATTCAACTGGTAATTTAGCCACGGAAACGAATTTACTTTCTACGGAATTAACTATAGATGAACTAACAGAGGCACTTGAATATGTACTCTGTAAACTTACAAAGGGATCCCAAACTATTAATCCGACATGCAATTTacgcattttttataaagttggCAGTTCGCCAGGACCGAATTTTGTTCAAGATgttctttctaaattttctacgCGAAATTTAGTTACTACTATTATACCGGCAACGCACTTACATAATTTCAGTACCTTTTTATCTATATGTGGTATTAGACACGAGTAAAGtctaataatagtttttacgttgtcaattatatacaaaacatTATTGTGTCGTAaaagaattgcaaaaattttatttgccgtttaaattatttcaatcaatgaatataaatgaaaaaaaagaacaaatcgATTTTAGtacgaaatgaaaatgattaacGGCTATGTCGATACTCGACTATGGTtgtaaaactttatatattctaaaggATAATTACTTAGCAGTATCAGTGCTcgaatataatgttatttttcacCTTTTCTACTGATTGCTTGTTGGGTTTGCTCAGAATTCACTTGACATCTGtcaatagtatatttatattcggcTAGTCAACGAGacgttaatgattttaaatcattttatctcGTTAGTATAAGTGTTCTACGTAATGCAAAACACATTATGTCATTTCATAATGTGTGCTGTATGCTATGCCTCGTTTTTTGCTCaagttgttttttatttttcacaatttcacgATACGTGCGGAGTGTTAAGTGTgtgattttgaaagaatttgaaaGCGTGCACAGCCATTTTTATAGTAGCGCTCaaagtaaattgaatattaaagaaaaaagtatcagACGTATTAGGGAAATTGTACATTTTAAcatcaaatatgaaaaaagtcTAGTTTATGCCCTTTCTAAtcttagttaaaaaaaaaagagaaaaaaggaaaaatgaatcGATATGCGGAAATTTAAAACACGCACTTCTTAACGATTGTCTTCTTTCACTTTTGAAATGCTGCCGATGTTGTTCCGCTATCATTTAAACTTTGTATTGTAATGGCAGACACATGTAGCTTTGCAaaaggatataaaaaatatttacttcgcAAAAAAGATACTGTGTAAATCCTCGGTAGTTTCTGCATAATTGATCTAATGCTTTAGAGATACGTCTTGTACAAAAATAtgctatatattaaaatatttttgacagTATAATATTCATGCAACGATATGCCAAAGTTTGTATTTTACAATTTGGTCAttgtttaatcaattttagtattatgatcttattttcttgtatatattactaaataatctaaaaaattttgcattgtattatatgatgtaattagttttgaaaataattggttATTAATTATGGCTGAACGGcgagaaaagataaatttcagaaGAACATGAAACATATTATTCATGATGTGAATACTATGTtactataaatatgtaaaaatatttgcaaggCATACTCTCGCAACAAAATACTATTCCGAGGATTatattgcaaagaaaaataaagaaagtgatatatatttttaagaaattgctattttgtttcatattttattatgctcCCTTTTTACCTTCatcatacatatgtattaatttttatttttttttaaatctacaactaataaattacaagattgttaatttttttataaattgaaattaactctaaaaattaatattaaacttatgcatatatatgcatataacaaatataaacattttaaaaaacagcaccatatatacatttaaaaagaaatgttaaaaataattataaaatttatataatactgtaAAACAGTCTTCCAATAAtgatttcttcttattatgataaataattttatatgtaataatatagtgaaaagaaaataaattatatgaacacaatttgtttaaaaaaaaaaattttttttcattttataatagtattttaaaaaagaactaTCGACATTTAAgtataaaaggataaaaagaaaattggaatctttaaaatttttacttaaacattaacatttaaagtgagactttatatattttaaattttatatatagctaATTATAACTACTTTTATGTAAcaaaatacttaatttttcaaattgattataatcatataattatgtacaataatattctttccatttaaaaattcatatgaaagattttataataaatgaatcagTTAAATcttcataatatattcattatctacataaataaaaaaaattctattttatcagtTTTTCTATGCACGGGATTCACATTTTATACAACCCTCgtctttaaacaaaaattatatatttatatttatttacgttttcAATGTTTTCGATATTAATGGTTTCATCATATGCTGGCGATTTGGTGCACAAAAATCACATAGATAATTTTTCCTGTCTAATAGCATTCCCTTGGTCTCCACGCAAcctgtaaatattaatgattttaatgagaataacttttttattataatgataaatgccaattattaaatatttttttatatttaatattttactatacctgaaaccttttttttaaatttgaaatagttaaattattcttaaagacaaaaatatttgatgaaacaTGCAAATGCAATGACatgcaatgaaaaatatataacggaATTATATGGAATTTGTGTCAATACCTAAGTGCAGATATTTGTCACATGCGCTGCAATGCACTAGATTTGCTTCCAGGTCGAGTCTTGGCGCAGTATGACAGCGACTGCAGTGTGGGCAATAGCGACCCTTTCGCCATAGCCTTGTTATTACATAAAGATTATGGGGTTAATGAATTTGGATAAGGATTCATTATAATgccagaatttaatataactgatgaaaatttgaatctttgccaatttatcttaaacatgcatgaataaattaagtatAGATAAATGTatgttattaatcaaattgtatatatctaatttttaaaacccAAAGATTCAAATATGATGACATTGTGAATGTGAAACattagtttataaattttttttaagaagaagatTAGTGTGAATTAAGGAAATTGTGAAGCAATAACGAAGCCccgtgaaaatttgaaaactagCACTTAGTATGTGTATTTTTAATCACATTTTCACTCATACATTACACCataagatgaaagaaaaattagtacTACTTACTTTGAACATGGAACACATAGTGTTGAAACATAAACACGAGTATTCTTATCaccttttttatattcatgttGCCATTGAGCAACACTGTTTCTATCAGAATTTATACCACCAGGTTCTCTTGAACTACAATTTGCACAGACAGCACATTCTTGACAATGCCATCTTCCTTGGGGTACTCGTCGAAGGCCAACGCAATAAATATGATacctaaataaattatatatatatatatatatatatatataattgtatatatattttatgttttataataaaaaaagcataCCCTCTATCACACATATCACAAAAAAGCATTTTATCTTCGTCAGCAGGATCATGACACTGAGCACAAGTTTTACAATCTGTGCATTGCCATGCATATGATTGAATATGAGGAACCATATCTAAAGTTAGATCTATACATGATGGAtgaactataatataaaaatattacgatatttattataaaagaataaaaaatcaataaaaatgatataaaataattaccatGTCCATTACATGTACCACATTGAATTAAAACTTCATTTTTACTATgtttattcaatgtttttaaaCACatcttacattttaattttatttcatctttttggTTTGCTATTTCCATATCTACTTCGTCCATTGTAGACTGAGAACCTTCTGTATCCTGTGTTCCCTCGCTAGAAGatgaactatatataaaaaataaaaaactattctttcacaagagatattaaaatgttaagttttaataataatataaacctTGAATCATCTGAAGATGAATCACTATCACTATCACTTTGAGATCCTTCTGATTGACTGTCAAATTTACGTTCATTTGGTCTCATAGGACCATAGAGTACAGTATTAAGAGGATAATATCGTAATTCAGCTGGTGTATATTCCCGATAATAATCTGTATATTGTCCTGGTATCAATGCAACAGGGTAGTGACCAATTCTTCGttccgtttcaatttttagttGTTTTTTTGGCACATGTATTGTAAAAGTTTGTAAATCTAAGctgcattttctattttctcgtcgagctttatttaaattaatattccaagATAATGCAGATTGAACTGCCATTTCTGCTAgatcaattctatttttttcagcATTTGCAGCTGCtgttaattctttttgttttttagaatGTTCTTTCACTTGTTTTTCGCGCATATGTTTACGATATTCTTCATATTGATCCGGAAAATCACTGCACATTACATCTAATACTTCTGAACTGCATACAGCAGTTAATcctaaaataacattaataaaaatatactagtaaagaataagtaaaaaataataaataaataatttataaataatttacccaTATCACACATTGCTTCACTAACTAATCCATTTTCTCtcaaataatttctctcttcCATATCCACTACTCTTCTCTTTAAATctggatattttcttttgaaagattttacaCCAAGGTACTGAGATATTTGTTCTTGTATCATAAATGTTTCACCTTTTCGATCTAGTGGCCATTCATATTCAGCAATTTTATCGACAGTAAATGGTCCTTCGTCtggatcaaaattaatttccattcttcgatttttaacTTTCACTTTTTCTGATTCTGTGGTTGCAGTACTAAGTACACTTCCTTGGGATTCCTCATTTACCATAGTTTCAGAGgctatgatattataaagatataatacttTGTATTTAAAGACATAACCAACTACtacataataatgttttataatttaaattatagaattatattaaagaattatattaaaaataattgtctttattaaaataaatagaaaaaaaacgaatagattaatttaatttcacaattaagattaacaataaatatctatgttattaaacttttcaaaataaaaatatttttaaaaaatgtatataattgatatgataataataaaacactaACCATTatggttttaaaatttttttaaaatatatatcttaatacaTATTCATTATGATTTAAAGTAATAGTACATTTTGtgcttaatttaaatacatctcACATTTAGGTGCTTGAGAGATGTTAGGACACAAGAAAAGATCTATTTATAGATATCTTACTTGGAGGTCTACCAAtacatttatcttttaattttgtttagtCATATGATGACTATAATCCATATATTgcttttcattattatcatttttttgttttgaaaatttattattatttttaaaaatataataaaaatatattttatataaatatataattaatatataatataattgattttaattgttaacaaataataatataaatatttatataataaataaaatcattattttttacttataataattattctaaatataaaaaataattattgcattattgaacttttaaaattaatatataatataaataacataccTGGTGCAGAAATATTTCTAGCTGGAGTTTGAGACCTTGAACCTAATTCTGCACTCATTCTCGTTTCTTCATCTATTACTTGCACTGTAGACACATTCTCATGCTTTGTAGCATTTTCTACTCGTTTTGATGCTGGTGTAAGCCAGTTAGGATGTCCAGGTGGTATTAATATGTCTTTACTTTCTAATTTTGTATTCTCTGTCAGTTTATCAGATCTGTTATCAGAATCTACTTTTGTTACAGCCTTTTGTATTCGTTCAGGAacgatttcaatcaatttcttATCCTTAATATCATCTTTAATGTTTGATACTGGTTTAGGTAATCGCATTTctgatgttttatttatttccgtgGAGTCTATAagcatgttatttattaattattaattatatttgcattttttaatttatcagttttttttccaataatctttttatcaacTTTACCCGAAGAATTAGTTATTTTGGAATCCATAACTGGTTGTTTAAGAACTTTATACAGTTCTGATGATTTTCCGAAAGATTCTTGTTGCACTCCAGAATCATCTATCGTTATTATAGCCGTTGTAGAAGCTTCTATCGCATTTAAATCTTGTTCTATCTTaggttttttcattatttgtgaATCTGCATTATCTAATTTTCGTTTTCCTCgacctaaaaattaaaaaaaaaaaaagaaaaaaagaaatgaacaaagtgataaaaatatgaaaaaagtaattatataatatttacacataaactatttgaaaaatacaaacCTCGTCCTCTACCTCTTCTAGGAGGAGCATAACTCTTCTGATTCCTACAAGTTCTTTTAGGCCTTTCATTCTCTCTGGATTCTGGAAAATGTGCTGATGATTGCATATGTTGCGAGTCGTCTAAAGATAAAGGATCCCTAGGTATTAATAAATGAGGTGGAGGATGAGTAATTCCTTGAGGTAATGGATTCCTTCTGGGTCTACCTCTTTTTTTAGGCACTTTAACTTCTGGCATTCTATTGGAAACTTCTTCTATTATCACAACGTCTTGGctagaatttgaattttcatttactaTTATCAATTCAGGCCGTTGTTCTATAATTTCACAATCAGAATTCATTGGTGAACTAGatacattttttgataaaatatccttcaatttttcattcatagaaGTATCTGATGATTTTTGTGGTCTTACTTGAGTAATACTGATTTCTTGATTTATAACATTCATTTGCTGTAGACTAATCGCGCTGTTTTTTGGATCAAATAAAAACTGTTTTTGTTCTCTAGGTGTAACAGGTTGAATAGTAACTTCAGGCAAAATTTGTGTGAATTGAGTTTCTAACTTAGACTTTTTGGAATCGATAGGTGCGATAGTAATATCCTTACGCTTTGGAGACATTTCAATTAcattatctattttctttccGTGCATTTGCACTGGTTCAATAGTAAGTTCTGAACGATTGCTTTGTAAAATAGTTGAATGACcagttttaagaatttttaatgtagaGTCTTTATGACCGATTTGTCCAGCCTCTTTGTATCtttgtgtaaaattttgaGATGAATCAATTTCTTTGGATTTATATGCAGTTTCCGTTTGATTATCGCAAGCCACAATTGTCGGATGACCGGtcttagataatttaattttcatttcaagagATGAATCAGTATCTCGACGTCGCTGTTGTTTATCCTTCTTTTCTGAATCTACTATAGATGCATCtccagtttttaataattttattttcatacctAAAGAAGCATCACCAGTTTTAGAATGTTCTGCCTCAGATATTCGGATAGTTTTATTTACATCATCAGATATATCAGGTTGTATGATAGAAGCATCTCCAGTTTTGGatagtttaattttcattcctaAAGGTGATTCAGTTCTCTTGGGTATTTCTTGTGGAACTTTGATTTCTTCCAACTGATCTTGTTTCTCTGAAGATATAATAGATGCATCACCAAACTTAGACAGCTTGATCTTCATACCAAGTGgtgattcaatttttgataatgattCATGTATATTATCTATTGATTTATCTACAATTTCTTGAGTAATGTATGGagattccaaatattttgaaacatccTGAGATATGTCTATTCTGTCATCTAATACTTCTGAATGAACAATAGATGCATCACCgcttttagataatttaatcttcattCCAAGAGGTGATTCTGTTCTTTTGGGTATTTCTTGCAATAATTTAGTTTCTCCCAATTGCTCTTGCTTTTCTGAAGAAACAATAGATGCATCaccaaatttagaaaatttgattttcatacCAAGTGGTGATTCAACTTTTGATACAGTTTcatgtatattttctattgatttttctatagTTTCTtgtgaaatttcaatatgtaGTGGttctaaagattttataacatCTTgagatatatcaattttatcttttatttcttctagaaCTTCTGAATGAACAATAGATGCACCACCacttttagataatttaattttcattcccaGAGGCGATTCTGTTCTTTTAGGTAtttcttgcaaaattttactttcttcgAACTGATCTTGTTTCTCTGAAGAAATTATAGATGCATCACCAAATTTAGAAAACTTAATTTTCATACCAAGTGGCGATTCAATTTTTGGTAAAGATTCCTGCATGTTTTCTACAGATTTTTCTATAGCTTCATGTGAAATCTCAATATGAGGAGAATCTAATGATTTTATAGCATCTTGAGATATTTCCATTTTGTCTTTTATCTCATCTAAAATTTCCGAATGAACAATTGATGCATCGCCACTTTTGGataatttaatcttcattACAAGAGGCGATTCTGTTCTCTTGGGTATTTCTTGTAAAAGTTTGCTTTCTTCCCATTGTTCTTGTTTTTCTGCACTAGATACATCACCAAACTTAGAAAGCTTGATCTTCATACCAAGCGGTGATTCAATTTTTGACGAAGTTTCgtgtatttctattaatttttctacaacTTCTTGTGTAACATCAATATGTGGTGATTCTGATGATTTTGTAACATGTTGAGAAGTAtccattttatctttaatttcttccaATACTTCTGAATGAACAATGGATGCATCACCACGTTTagacaatttaattttcattcctaGAGGTGATATTGTTCTCTTAGGTACTTCTTGAAGAAGTCTGTTTTCTCCTAATTGTTCTTGTTTTTCTGAAGAAACAATAGATGCATCACCAAACTTAGAAAGCTTTATTTTCATACCAAGTGGAGAGCCAATCTTTGGTAAAGTATCATGTTTGATTTCTATTGCTTTATCTACAAATTCGTGTGAGATATCAATATGCAATGGCTCTAACGATTTTGTAACATCTTGTAATAtatcctttttaattttaacttcatCTAGCACTTCTGAATGTACAATGGATGCACTGCCacttttagataatttaattttcattccaaGAGGTGATTCTGTTCTCTTAGGTACTTCCTGCAAAAGTTTATTTTCGCCTAGATATTCTTGTTTTTCTGAAGAAACAATAGATGCATCACCATATTTAGAAAGTTTAATCTTCATACCAAGTGGAGATTCAATTTTTGCCAAAGATTCATGTCTGGTTCCAAATGTTTTTTCTATAGCTTCTTGTGAGATATCAATATGTAGTGGTTCCAAAGATTTTGtaacatttgaaaatatttcttttttatctttattttcttctggCATTTCGGAATGAACAATAGATGCTCCTCCACTTTTGGATAGTTTAATCTTCATTCCAAATGGTGATTCTGTTCTTTTGGGTATATCTTGTAGATGTTTATGTTCTTCAAACTGTTCTTGCTTTTCTGAAGAAACAATAGATGCTTCACCAAGCTTAGAAAGCTTGATTTTCATACCAAGTAACGATTCAACTTTTGGCAAAGATTCCTCaggttcaattaatttttctatatcttcatgtaaaatttcgaaatgagaTGGCTCCAATGATTTTGAAACATCTTGAGATATATCTATTTtgtctttaatttcatttagaaCTTCTGAATGAATAATTGATGCATCACCACGTTTGGataatttaatcttcattCCAAGTGGTGATTCTGTTCTTTTGGGTATTTCCTGTGGAACTTTGATTTCTTCCAACTGATCTTGTT harbors:
- the LOC107993123 gene encoding uncharacterized protein LOC107993123 isoform X1, translating into MESLIEMNTKLSKCGDASIVQQDATKMQMEHKDKLDIVQESPKKIELSFEENIKLSKNNDTSIVSPKVLEIKDRMDMPQEVSKSLESSHIEISQETIEKSVETKMQEMLPKFESPFDMKIKDSNFSDASIVSSEKQEQLIENKLLQEIPIKTESLLEMNIKLSKSDNESIVHSEVLDEIIDKIDISQDDTQLLKPLHIEISQEAMEKSVEETMHEIIPKVESSLDTMFKLPNFDDSSVLSSGKQEELEESKILQEILDRTPTILESSVGIKIESAKNDNSSIVHSEVLDEIKNEMDKSEDISNSLKFSHINVLQEDIEKSKEIKHEVLPKSPEMKIEVFKFDDTSINSLEKQEKLVESTILQEVSMREETSLEMNIELTKDEDESIIHSEILNEIKERIDISQDDKPLEQLDIKVPHDNVEESIETASKLELSFNMKIKDSNFSDTSIIPSEEQEMLEESKILQEIPNKTESLLELENKLSKTDDASLTYPEMQDKIKDTLHMSLNITKPLQQLHVEISHEIIEKSMQETLSKLASPLSIKVKDSNFTDISIVSSEQQEKLEENKLLQEIPKETESLIEMEIKLSNNDDTSHVYSKISDEITNTANISQVITKSVEHPNIEIPHEVIKKSMETMQEALPVLESFNMKIKDSKFNDASIVSLKKEEQLEQESKLLQKIPETTESYLEIKNKLSNIENSSIVDSEDLDEIKEKIDITQDVSKLLEPSEIEISQEAIEKLVETMQQNLPEGESSLDMEMKLSEFDDASVLSSEKQELVENKSIQEIPKKIKSPLRIQSKLPKSDNASIPHSEMLNQFNEKINISKDVTELLEPTRIEILQEDIEKLVESIHERIPKVESMESMEMKLNEIDDTSFLSSEKQEELEENKLLQEIQKETESSIKIDIKLSKNENIVHSEILDEIKDKIDKISQDDTKTIESPHFEISQEIIEESVETLHETLIKVESPLGMKIKAFEFDDASIISSKKQELEESKLLEEIPKTTISSLEMKIKLNENDDISTVHSEMLEETENKLDMTPDITKSIETSDIDQIINDQVIEKSVETIYETLPKVTSPLDMKIELSNFVDACIVSSELQEELEENKLQEEIPKRTISMEMKNELSENDNTSIVHSEMIEETKNITDISQDVKELLETSDIEISQNAIEKSEEIRYETFPKLESPLGTEIKLPEFENASIASLEEQEHLEESKLLQEISKDTESSIEMKIKYDDASIIVHPHDGIKDKIEIFQDVTKSMDTSHNDIVQKVIKKPLETVIEPLPNLESPLDTKNKISEFDNISNVDNISNISSEKEKHLEESKLLQEISKRIESPLEIKINLSTCENASTIDTQIMQETENKVDTSQDTNTKPLELLQIKISNEAIEKSVETMYEKLSTTESLDMKNKYIEFDNRSIVSPKKEKQLEEHKFCHEIPIRTESPVEVKIKLSKNDDTSTIHSEVLNETKDKMDMSQDITKLLEPLPNEIAKETIEKSIEITHENFPKIESPLGMKIKLTKFGSASIISSEKQEQLGTNKLLQVIAKKTDSPLGMKIKLSKNGDTSIVHPEDKIKEKRDMIQKNTIKSLEPLHNEISQEIIEKSKEMHETLPKVGSPLGMKIKLSKFGDASIISSEKQDQLEEIKVPQEIPKRTESPLGMKIKLSKRGDASIIHSEVLNEIKDKIDISQDVSKSLEPSHFEILHEDIEKLIEPEESLPKVESLLGMKIKLSKLGEASIVSSEKQEQFEEHKHLQDIPKRTESPFGMKIKLSKSGGASIVHSEMPEENKDKKEIFSNVTKSLEPLHIDISQEAIEKTFGTRHESLAKIESPLGMKIKLSKYGDASIVSSEKQEYLGENKLLQEVPKRTESPLGMKIKLSKSGSASIVHSEVLDEVKIKKDILQDVTKSLEPLHIDISHEFVDKAIEIKHDTLPKIGSPLGMKIKLSKFGDASIVSSEKQEQLGENRLLQEVPKRTISPLGMKIKLSKRGDASIVHSEVLEEIKDKMDTSQHVTKSSESPHIDVTQEVVEKLIEIHETSSKIESPLGMKIKLSKFGDVSSAEKQEQWEESKLLQEIPKRTESPLVMKIKLSKSGDASIVHSEILDEIKDKMEISQDAIKSLDSPHIEISHEAIEKSVENMQESLPKIESPLGMKIKFSKFGDASIISSEKQDQFEESKILQEIPKRTESPLGMKIKLSKSGGASIVHSEVLEEIKDKIDISQDVIKSLEPLHIEISQETIEKSIENIHETVSKVESPLGMKIKFSKFGDASIVSSEKQEQLGETKLLQEIPKRTESPLGMKIKLSKSGDASIVHSEVLDDRIDISQDVSKYLESPYITQEIVDKSIDNIHESLSKIESPLGMKIKLSKFGDASIISSEKQDQLEEIKVPQEIPKRTESPLGMKIKLSKTGDASIIQPDISDDVNKTIRISEAEHSKTGDASLGMKIKLLKTGDASIVDSEKKDKQQRRRDTDSSLEMKIKLSKTGHPTIVACDNQTETAYKSKEIDSSQNFTQRYKEAGQIGHKDSTLKILKTGHSTILQSNRSELTIEPVQMHGKKIDNVIEMSPKRKDITIAPIDSKKSKLETQFTQILPEVTIQPVTPREQKQFLFDPKNSAISLQQMNVINQEISITQVRPQKSSDTSMNEKLKDILSKNVSSSPMNSDCEIIEQRPELIIVNENSNSSQDVVIIEEVSNRMPEVKVPKKRGRPRRNPLPQGITHPPPHLLIPRDPLSLDDSQHMQSSAHFPESRENERPKRTCRNQKSYAPPRRGRGRGRGKRKLDNADSQIMKKPKIEQDLNAIEASTTAIITIDDSGVQQESFGKSSELYKVLKQPVMDSKITNSSDSTEINKTSEMRLPKPVSNIKDDIKDKKLIEIVPERIQKAVTKVDSDNRSDKLTENTKLESKDILIPPGHPNWLTPASKRVENATKHENVSTVQVIDEETRMSAELGSRSQTPARNISAPASETMVNEESQGSVLSTATTESEKVKVKNRRMEINFDPDEGPFTVDKIAEYEWPLDRKGETFMIQEQISQYLGVKSFKRKYPDLKRRVVDMEERNYLRENGLVSEAMCDMGLTAVCSSEVLDVMCSDFPDQYEEYRKHMREKQVKEHSKKQKELTAAANAEKNRIDLAEMAVQSALSWNINLNKARRENRKCSLDLQTFTIHVPKKQLKIETERRIGHYPVALIPGQYTDYYREYTPAELRYYPLNTVLYGPMRPNERKFDSQSEGSQSDSDSDSSSDDSSFLFFIYSSSSSEGTQDTEGSQSTMDEVDMEIANQKDEIKLKCKMCLKTLNKHSKNEVLIQCGTCNGHVHPSCIDLTLDMVPHIQSYAWQCTDCKTCAQCHDPADEDKMLFCDMCDRGYHIYCVGLRRVPQGRWHCQECAVCANCSSREPGGINSDRNSVAQWQHEYKKGDKNTRVYVSTLCVPCSKLWRKGRYCPHCSRCHTAPRLDLEANLVHCSACDKYLHLGCVETKGMLLDRKNYLCDFCAPNRQHMMKPLISKTLKT